The following are encoded in a window of Limibacter armeniacum genomic DNA:
- a CDS encoding SymE family type I addiction module toxin, which produces MKTTFKIMQRKYYRRRFREVCFPSLALEGKQLQTAGFAAGEKVKVSIEHHKITIEKC; this is translated from the coding sequence ATGAAAACCACTTTTAAGATTATGCAGCGCAAGTACTACCGCCGCCGCTTCCGTGAAGTATGCTTCCCCTCGTTAGCCCTAGAAGGCAAACAGCTCCAAACCGCTGGTTTTGCCGCAGGCGAAAAGGTCAAGGTCAGCATCGAGCACCACAAAATCACCATCGAAAAATGTTGA
- a CDS encoding DUF1624 domain-containing protein, giving the protein MLEQEQTINRSRVSSIDILRGFVMAVMLLDHVRERFFYHVPISDPIDIDQTSASLFFTRMLAHLCAPVFVFLTGLSAWLYAHPKNKAPRPVSSFLLKRGLFLIMLEVTVINLSWFGYYQTLYLQVIWAIGISMICLSVLCKLSLSHLWIGMIGFFIIFGHNTLTPISLESDELGYTLWTILHDRGYLLTDGFLKIKASYPVLPWIGVILIGYFVGPLYDTKVPVLTRKKVMIGIGTSALSLLLILRGFNLYGETEPWMAQGTLIQSVMSFFNYTKYPPSLDYLLLTIGVGCLLLSWFERVTYKWTEVLRTFGTAPMFFYILHLYILLFLYKVLVAIYGTQQGSYFGFDTLWQVWLFTIVLLVVLYYPTRWFSNYKRHSSSKLIKYF; this is encoded by the coding sequence ATGTTAGAACAAGAACAAACAATCAATCGATCACGGGTTTCGTCCATTGATATATTACGAGGTTTTGTGATGGCCGTTATGCTTTTAGATCATGTAAGAGAGCGTTTCTTTTACCATGTTCCTATCAGTGATCCCATTGATATAGATCAAACAAGCGCTTCTTTATTCTTTACCCGAATGTTGGCCCATTTATGTGCCCCTGTTTTTGTGTTTTTAACAGGACTGTCTGCTTGGTTGTATGCCCACCCTAAGAATAAAGCTCCCCGCCCTGTAAGTTCTTTCTTGCTGAAGAGAGGACTATTCTTAATTATGCTTGAGGTGACTGTTATCAATTTATCATGGTTTGGGTACTATCAGACACTGTATTTACAGGTGATCTGGGCGATAGGAATCAGTATGATATGTCTATCTGTATTATGTAAGTTAAGCCTAAGTCATTTGTGGATTGGTATGATTGGCTTTTTTATCATATTTGGACATAATACATTAACTCCTATTTCCTTAGAGTCAGATGAATTGGGCTATACACTCTGGACAATCTTACATGACAGGGGGTATCTACTAACAGATGGGTTTCTCAAAATAAAAGCATCTTACCCTGTATTACCGTGGATTGGTGTAATATTGATAGGTTACTTTGTTGGTCCATTATATGATACCAAGGTGCCAGTTCTAACACGGAAAAAGGTAATGATTGGTATAGGAACTAGTGCTTTATCCCTATTACTTATCTTGAGGGGCTTTAACCTTTACGGGGAGACAGAACCTTGGATGGCACAAGGTACACTTATTCAATCCGTCATGTCTTTCTTCAACTATACGAAATATCCTCCTTCATTAGATTACTTGTTACTTACAATTGGAGTTGGGTGTTTGTTGCTTTCTTGGTTTGAGCGAGTCACATATAAATGGACGGAAGTTTTAAGAACCTTCGGTACTGCTCCCATGTTTTTCTACATTTTACACCTATACATTCTCTTGTTTTTATATAAGGTACTTGTGGCAATTTATGGAACACAACAAGGAAGTTATTTTGGGTTTGATACACTTTGGCAGGTATGGCTATTTACCATAGTACTTTTAGTAGTTCTATATTACCCAACAAGGTGGTTTTCTAATTATAAGCGTCATAGTTCTTCAAAATTGATAAAGTATTTTTAG
- a CDS encoding helix-turn-helix domain-containing protein: MNHLVIWKDFRLFYGSHPRTVTEHSHPIVQLVLAVRSTFLSKDDTGIWTNKKGLLVAPNYLHECDAKNVPIISVEIDPESSLGKWVLTNQLKNRPILNYPSNDIATIDIDEFSVCLNNEDWLAIRTMIEKVFSFRQTDQTSQKDKRIQDVLDFISNNINQNITSERLMEVAHLSESRLIHLFKEVMGLPIRNYILWHRLQIVIELILEGNLLTAASYEAGFADQAHMTRTFTKMIGIPPSLIAKNSKFVQVSFPQ, from the coding sequence ATGAATCACCTGGTTATTTGGAAAGACTTCAGGCTATTTTATGGAAGTCATCCCCGGACTGTTACAGAACATAGTCACCCAATAGTTCAATTGGTTCTTGCAGTTCGAAGCACATTTCTCTCTAAAGACGACACAGGCATTTGGACAAACAAAAAGGGACTTCTTGTTGCTCCCAATTATTTACATGAATGCGATGCTAAAAACGTTCCGATAATTAGTGTAGAGATTGATCCCGAATCTAGTCTGGGCAAATGGGTTTTGACTAATCAATTGAAAAACCGACCTATCCTTAATTACCCGTCAAACGATATAGCAACAATTGATATCGATGAGTTTTCTGTCTGCCTTAACAATGAAGACTGGCTAGCCATTAGAACGATGATTGAAAAAGTCTTCAGCTTTCGGCAAACTGATCAAACCTCTCAGAAAGACAAGCGAATACAGGATGTCTTGGATTTTATCTCAAACAATATCAATCAAAATATCACCTCAGAAAGACTCATGGAAGTGGCTCATCTAAGTGAAAGTCGATTAATCCATCTATTCAAAGAGGTAATGGGATTACCCATTCGTAATTACATTTTATGGCATAGACTTCAAATTGTAATAGAATTGATATTGGAAGGAAATTTGCTTACTGCTGCATCTTACGAAGCTGGATTTGCAGATCAAGCTCATATGACACGAACGTTCACTAAAATGATTGGAATTCCTCCTTCACTGATCGCTAAGAACAGCAAATTCGTTCAAGTTTCCTTTCCCCAGTAA
- a CDS encoding MBL fold metallo-hydrolase, which yields MSKKIKIPLLVLIVLILVVVIGYHPVKPTRLVYTLPPSELPEKSWDEILNSSPLIDQFKVLNTGSVKVPLSGMLNTDKLSETHDLKEFLWVDVFVFLFHHTDRGWFMIDTGLDSTFQEDGNIKGFLATNFIIESKQQKSQNIAAQLKRENKDVKGIFFTHLHGDHTAGLPELNSSIPKYIGKGEEYLDIPLLYHANHLTSNSQLIELDWSQGIDKLPFSRVIDIFGDGSILGVHTPGHSTSHLSYLLMTSDGPKLLTGDASHTRYGFINNIEPGWVDDQLSAENSLAQLVEFHEMFPNVEVIYGHQR from the coding sequence ATGAGCAAAAAAATCAAAATTCCATTGCTGGTACTAATCGTACTTATACTAGTTGTTGTGATTGGGTATCACCCCGTTAAGCCCACTCGATTGGTTTACACGCTACCCCCAAGCGAACTACCGGAGAAAAGCTGGGATGAAATACTCAATAGTAGTCCACTTATAGATCAATTTAAAGTTTTGAATACGGGTTCAGTTAAAGTGCCTCTTAGTGGAATGTTAAACACCGACAAACTAAGCGAAACTCATGATCTGAAGGAGTTCTTATGGGTGGACGTATTTGTATTCTTGTTTCATCATACGGATAGGGGGTGGTTTATGATTGATACAGGATTGGATAGTACTTTCCAAGAAGATGGCAATATTAAGGGGTTTCTGGCTACAAACTTTATCATCGAATCTAAGCAGCAAAAGAGTCAAAATATAGCTGCTCAGTTAAAAAGAGAAAATAAGGATGTAAAAGGGATATTCTTTACACATTTGCATGGTGATCACACAGCAGGTTTACCTGAGTTGAATTCCTCAATACCCAAATATATTGGAAAAGGAGAGGAATACTTGGATATCCCGTTACTTTATCATGCTAATCATCTAACTTCTAATTCGCAACTCATAGAACTCGATTGGTCACAAGGGATTGATAAACTTCCTTTCAGTCGTGTAATTGATATTTTCGGGGATGGGTCGATTTTGGGAGTTCATACTCCAGGTCATTCAACAAGTCACTTATCCTATCTGCTAATGACCTCCGATGGCCCAAAGCTTCTGACAGGAGATGCAAGTCACACAAGATATGGTTTTATAAATAATATTGAACCGGGTTGGGTAGATGATCAGTTGTCAGCTGAAAACAGCCTTGCTCAATTAGTAGAGTTTCATGAAATGTTTCCAAATGTTGAGGTTATCTATGGCCATCAACGATAA
- a CDS encoding IS630 family transposase codes for MKVSTLRRWMKKWGYRWKRSRKSLLHKRNQEDFEKAHQWLKSLKKKEEQGRIDLYFFDEMGVNLIPSVPYAWQLKGKRILLPSVPSANLTVLGFMSRTQPFKSFLFQEAANSEIVIECFDRFASDIIRPTIVVLDNAPTHRSHRFKEQIEKWRDKGLTLFFIPPYSPELNLIERLWKEIKYTWLPKYAYTSKQGLEKQIIYILENIGEKFSISFQ; via the coding sequence GTGAAAGTCTCAACGCTACGACGTTGGATGAAGAAATGGGGTTACCGATGGAAAAGAAGCCGCAAAAGCTTGCTGCATAAACGGAATCAGGAAGACTTTGAAAAAGCCCACCAATGGCTGAAATCACTTAAGAAAAAGGAGGAGCAGGGAAGAATCGATCTTTATTTCTTTGATGAAATGGGCGTCAACCTTATCCCAAGTGTGCCTTATGCATGGCAACTAAAAGGTAAAAGGATATTGCTTCCTTCCGTGCCAAGTGCAAATCTGACCGTACTCGGGTTTATGAGTAGAACACAACCATTCAAGTCTTTTCTCTTTCAAGAGGCTGCTAACTCTGAAATAGTTATTGAGTGCTTTGATCGCTTTGCCAGTGACATAATTCGTCCAACCATTGTCGTGTTAGACAATGCACCTACACATCGAAGTCATAGATTCAAGGAACAAATCGAAAAATGGAGGGATAAAGGACTTACACTCTTCTTTATCCCTCCTTATTCTCCTGAGCTTAATTTGATTGAAAGACTCTGGAAAGAAATAAAATATACATGGTTGCCTAAGTATGCTTATACCTCTAAACAAGGCCTAGAAAAACAGATAATCTATATCCTTGAAAACATAGGAGAGAAATTCTCCATTTCATTTCAATAG
- a CDS encoding HAD family hydrolase: protein MITTIFFDFDGVVIDSEPVHTETKAMVLDAYGISYPDDVFDNFKGVPEDKFFMYASEHLDSQHRPYELFIKKRREYLAEFLPKMPMITGFLDFMEHVKLKGLRTALVTSSTQQELQNLDKYLNIMGLFDQVISADATLRHKPFPDPYFKALDLMEVDQDNAMVIEDSFNGILSGKKAGCKVYALTSTFSRQELINAGADCVFDSYEELRLLLDKEV from the coding sequence ATGATCACTACTATATTTTTTGATTTTGACGGTGTAGTTATAGATTCTGAACCTGTTCATACGGAGACTAAGGCAATGGTGTTGGATGCTTATGGTATTAGCTATCCTGATGATGTGTTTGATAATTTTAAAGGTGTACCAGAAGATAAATTTTTTATGTATGCCTCTGAACATTTAGACTCCCAACATCGACCATATGAATTGTTTATAAAAAAGCGTCGTGAATATCTAGCTGAATTCCTTCCAAAGATGCCGATGATTACGGGCTTTTTGGACTTTATGGAGCATGTGAAGTTAAAAGGGCTTCGTACAGCATTGGTCACTTCTTCAACTCAGCAAGAGCTTCAGAACCTGGATAAATATTTGAATATAATGGGACTTTTTGATCAAGTAATATCAGCTGATGCGACGTTAAGGCACAAGCCATTTCCTGATCCATACTTTAAGGCGCTGGATTTAATGGAGGTAGATCAGGATAATGCCATGGTTATTGAGGATTCCTTCAATGGGATATTGTCTGGTAAAAAGGCGGGCTGTAAGGTTTATGCTTTGACAAGTACATTCTCAAGACAAGAATTGATAAATGCTGGGGCGGATTGTGTCTTTGACAGTTATGAAGAATTGAGATTGTTGCTGGATAAAGAAGTATAA
- a CDS encoding arylsulfatase encodes MKNFLIFILPLLIFSCGQNTKTDTKPENVLPHPPQKFNGKIGETFEDSKEDYPQPYQAPKGAPNVLVILLDDVGFGQAGIMGGPIPTPAMDQLAKEGLTYTRFHTTGICSPTRAALLTGRNHHQTGFGTISELSTGYPGYNSIWGKDVGTIAEVLKQNGYSTSAFGKWHNTPDWETSPIGPFEQWPTGLGFEYFYGFQGGETNQYEPQLFKNTIPVEPEKTPEEGYHLTEDLTDDAIAWMSQQKSIDPEKPYFMYFATGATHAPLHAPKEWIDKFRGQFDEGWDAMREHTLARQKKMGIVPESTKLTARPEAIPAWESLSADEKKLYARQMEVFAGFLAHTDYWTGKLIESARSLPGGENTMIIYIIGDNGSSAEGSMTGTLNNMMTQNGFPDNVERQLKEMDNLGGPEHENHFAVPWSWAGSTPFQWMKRVPSHFGGTRNGMIVSWPASIQAKGEKRTQFHHVIDIAPTIYEAAHIEMPTRINGVDQTPLAGVPINYSFSDANAADTRTTQYFETGGHRAIYHDGWVAASFHGVPWELSGSVGFKNNQWELYNIEEDFSEASDLSKDHPEKLEELKGIFDEEAKKFNVYPLDDRFVERATNPNRPSVVRGKTEFIYLPGTTRIPEGSAPPVYARTHTISAKIDYSKGDEGVIVANGGTSAGYSLYVKGGKLIYYYNFFHLNHYEVTSSVLPEGNLDIQMVYTQESKEPGGGGSAQLLVNGKKVGSGKVDKVVPSRYSATETMDIGKDLGSTVSSAYSAPFAYTGSIDHVKFQLK; translated from the coding sequence ATGAAAAACTTCTTGATATTTATCCTGCCTTTATTGATATTCTCGTGCGGTCAAAACACCAAGACTGATACAAAACCTGAAAACGTATTACCTCACCCTCCGCAAAAGTTTAATGGAAAAATAGGTGAAACTTTCGAAGATTCTAAGGAAGACTATCCGCAACCCTATCAAGCGCCTAAAGGGGCTCCCAATGTGCTTGTCATCCTTTTGGATGATGTAGGTTTCGGGCAAGCTGGTATTATGGGCGGGCCAATACCTACACCAGCTATGGATCAGCTAGCCAAAGAAGGGCTTACCTATACACGGTTTCATACGACAGGTATTTGTAGTCCTACACGTGCTGCTCTCCTGACAGGCAGAAACCATCATCAGACAGGTTTTGGAACGATATCCGAATTGTCAACTGGTTACCCGGGGTACAACAGTATTTGGGGAAAGGATGTTGGAACGATTGCCGAAGTGCTCAAACAAAATGGCTATAGTACCTCTGCCTTTGGTAAATGGCATAATACACCCGATTGGGAAACCAGTCCAATTGGACCTTTTGAGCAATGGCCAACCGGACTTGGTTTTGAATACTTTTATGGGTTTCAAGGTGGTGAAACCAATCAGTATGAGCCTCAGCTATTTAAAAATACCATACCTGTAGAGCCTGAGAAAACACCGGAAGAAGGATATCACTTGACGGAAGACCTTACTGATGATGCCATTGCTTGGATGAGTCAGCAGAAATCCATTGACCCTGAGAAACCCTACTTTATGTACTTTGCTACAGGGGCTACGCATGCTCCCTTGCATGCACCAAAGGAATGGATAGATAAGTTTAGGGGCCAATTTGATGAAGGTTGGGATGCCATGCGTGAACATACCTTGGCACGTCAGAAGAAAATGGGCATTGTTCCGGAAAGCACTAAACTAACTGCTAGACCAGAGGCTATTCCTGCCTGGGAAAGTTTAAGTGCTGATGAAAAGAAACTATATGCCCGTCAGATGGAGGTTTTTGCGGGCTTCTTGGCACATACGGATTACTGGACAGGAAAATTGATAGAAAGCGCGAGAAGTTTGCCCGGAGGTGAGAATACCATGATCATTTATATTATTGGAGACAATGGCTCTAGTGCTGAAGGGAGTATGACAGGGACATTGAACAATATGATGACCCAAAATGGGTTTCCTGACAATGTAGAGAGACAGTTAAAAGAAATGGACAATTTGGGTGGGCCTGAGCATGAGAACCATTTTGCGGTGCCATGGTCTTGGGCAGGCAGTACGCCATTTCAATGGATGAAACGTGTACCGTCTCATTTTGGTGGTACTCGCAATGGTATGATTGTTTCGTGGCCCGCATCAATCCAAGCCAAAGGGGAGAAAAGAACCCAGTTTCATCATGTGATTGATATCGCTCCTACAATTTATGAGGCTGCTCATATAGAAATGCCTACACGCATCAATGGCGTAGATCAGACTCCATTGGCAGGTGTACCTATAAATTATTCATTCTCGGATGCCAATGCGGCTGATACCCGTACCACTCAGTATTTTGAAACGGGTGGACACCGTGCCATCTATCATGATGGCTGGGTTGCTGCTTCTTTTCATGGTGTGCCATGGGAATTGTCAGGGTCTGTCGGATTTAAGAATAACCAATGGGAGTTGTATAATATTGAGGAAGACTTTTCAGAGGCTTCTGACCTTTCAAAAGATCATCCTGAAAAGCTGGAAGAATTGAAAGGCATATTTGATGAGGAAGCTAAAAAGTTTAATGTGTATCCATTGGACGACCGTTTTGTAGAACGTGCTACAAACCCTAACCGTCCATCGGTAGTGAGGGGAAAAACGGAATTTATCTATCTACCCGGGACTACACGTATTCCTGAGGGAAGTGCTCCTCCTGTGTATGCACGTACGCATACCATTTCTGCTAAAATCGATTATTCAAAAGGTGACGAAGGTGTAATCGTTGCTAATGGTGGTACCTCTGCGGGGTATTCCCTGTATGTTAAAGGAGGCAAGCTCATTTATTATTATAACTTCTTCCATTTGAACCACTATGAGGTAACATCTTCTGTTTTGCCTGAAGGAAATTTAGATATTCAGATGGTTTACACGCAAGAGTCTAAAGAACCAGGGGGTGGAGGCAGTGCGCAGTTATTGGTAAATGGCAAAAAGGTGGGCAGTGGTAAGGTAGATAAGGTTGTGCCTAGCAGGTATTCGGCTACAGAAACAATGGATATCGGTAAAGATTTAGGTTCTACTGTTTCTTCGGCTTATTCAGCTCCTTTTGCCTATACCGGCAGTATTGATCATGTTAAGTTTCAACTGAAATAG